Proteins from a genomic interval of Sander vitreus isolate 19-12246 chromosome 6, sanVit1, whole genome shotgun sequence:
- the cdc42ep5 gene encoding cdc42 effector protein 5 has protein sequence MPLHKSTRAPRLDPTMISAPLGDFRHTMHIGRGGDAFGDTSFLSTLGPSPASPDPESSGMMPAADTQVAVNHSDLYSDAPGIPQNNELQHSESVSSFDLDLDLGPSMLGDVLGVMDGLGLDSNEEDVFNPKSGTSLMETKQGKGALEMTVNKHNELNGKNLVGFDGNQVGDSRIPDGNGIKPKGLRPKVRFSDKREEIIRQASEEEEGQGFNFQDEDQLVCRSPTRGKVESVVGGGETEFTNHKVDLPPSPDLSHSSEYEGVTLLDRRRVDSCHSETDSEEEEEGRGYTFEDEFDDEIGL, from the coding sequence ATGCCGCTGCACAAATCTACCCGGGCACCTCGCCTGGACCCTACCATGATCTCAGCCCCACTGGGCGACTTTCGCCACACCATGCACATTGGGAGGGGTGGCGATGCCTTTGGGGACACCTCCTTCCTGTCCACTCTTGGACCGAGCCCGGCCAGCCCTGACCCTGAGAGTTCAGGGATGATGCCAGCTGCTGACACTCAGGTGGCAGTCAACCACAGTGATCTTTATTCTGATGCTCCAGGAATCCCACAGAACAATGAGCTTCAGCACTCTGAGTCAGTGTCTTCATTCGACCTGGACCTGGATCTAGGCCCGTCTATGCTGGGGGATGTACTAGGGGTGATGGACGGTTTGGGGCTTGACTCCAATGAGGAGGATGTGTTCAATCCCAAAAGTGGCACATCCTTGATGGAAACAAAGCAGGGAAAAGGGGCCTTGGAGATGACTGTGAACAAACATAACGAGCTGAATGGAAAGAACTTGGTTGGGTTCGATGGAAACCAGGTGGGAGACAGCAGGATACCAGATGGGAATGGGATCAAGCCAAAGGGGTTAAGACCAAAAGTGCGATTCAGCGACAAACGAGAAGAGATAATTCGCCAAGCATCTGAAGAGGAAGAGGGTCAAGGGTTCAACTTCCAGGACGAGGATCAGCTTGTGTGTCGTAGTCCAACAAGGGGTAAGGTTGAGAGCGTAGTAGGTGGAGGTGAAACCGAGTTCACCAATCACAAAGTAGATTTGCCACCTAGTCCGGACCTGTCACATAGCTCAGAGTATGAAGGAGTCACCCTATTGGACAGGAGGAGGGTCGACAGCTGCCACTCAGAGACTGAttcagaagaagaggaggaaggacgAGGCTACACATTTGAAGATGAGTTTGATGATGAAATTGGTCTATAG